A region of Longimicrobiales bacterium DNA encodes the following proteins:
- a CDS encoding sulfatase-like hydrolase/transferase, translating to MTKEQETLRSADVLWIALAVALLAGLAEVGVRLLQHNIFGGRVWVSQHFVWMGPVSLAALTMVAALALVAGSRILRRAVPVRVALAVFIFLGIAGPMLSVGRLHRAAMLIVALGIAVQSARLLSARSRFIRKHARPAAVASSAVVLLLAGFIFGRQALAERRGLAALPPSTGDAPNVLLIILDTVRAASMSVYGYHHPTTPNLEEIAAEGTVFEHAWSTSPWTLPSHSSIFTGRFAHELSADLVTPLDETFPTVAEHFRDRGYVTAGFAANLLYTTREVGLSRGFVHYDDYPLSAAVLATSSSLGRLLAGQVAAALGSDQKLVRRSGESMTNTFLSWARQPRDRPFFAFINYFDAHAPYLPPDSLAGRFGPRRSGRALHDLSNREHWTAAEIDAERAAYDEVLADLDGQLGRLFDGMRELGMLDNTIVLISSDHGEQFGEHGLMDHGNSLYRPLLEVPLIIRFPARVPAGERISTPVSLRDIAVTLVDLADQHPSPFPGTPLSSLWSGGEQPPSPVLSEVREGIRTVPWLPLAKGDMQSLVADDHHYIRDGAGTEEVYHIDDVAEASDLSHETDVVLSLRSLIARLVGETYSGSAAGH from the coding sequence ATGACGAAAGAACAGGAAACTCTCCGGTCCGCGGATGTGCTGTGGATTGCTCTCGCCGTGGCACTCCTGGCCGGTCTCGCGGAGGTGGGGGTGCGGCTGCTCCAGCATAACATCTTTGGCGGGCGCGTATGGGTGAGTCAGCATTTCGTGTGGATGGGTCCCGTGTCACTCGCGGCGCTAACCATGGTGGCAGCCCTGGCGCTGGTCGCGGGATCGCGGATCCTGCGTCGCGCGGTGCCCGTCAGGGTCGCGCTCGCGGTGTTCATCTTCCTTGGCATCGCCGGGCCAATGCTTTCGGTGGGACGGCTTCACCGCGCGGCCATGCTGATCGTGGCGCTGGGGATAGCCGTGCAATCGGCGCGGCTGCTCTCGGCGCGGAGCCGATTCATCCGGAAGCACGCCCGTCCGGCGGCGGTGGCGTCGAGCGCCGTCGTTCTGCTCCTGGCTGGCTTCATTTTCGGCCGTCAGGCGCTCGCCGAACGCCGTGGTCTGGCCGCGCTGCCGCCTTCCACCGGCGATGCACCCAACGTGCTGCTCATCATCCTGGATACGGTGCGCGCCGCCAGCATGAGCGTGTACGGATACCACCATCCCACGACACCCAACCTCGAGGAGATCGCGGCGGAAGGGACGGTGTTCGAGCACGCGTGGTCCACATCACCGTGGACCCTGCCCTCGCATTCGAGCATTTTCACCGGTCGCTTCGCTCATGAGCTGTCGGCCGATCTCGTCACGCCCCTCGACGAGACCTTCCCCACAGTTGCTGAACATTTCCGGGACCGCGGATACGTTACGGCCGGGTTCGCGGCCAATCTCCTCTACACAACCCGTGAGGTGGGGCTGAGCCGGGGCTTCGTTCATTATGACGACTACCCGCTCTCCGCTGCCGTCCTTGCAACAAGCTCCTCGCTGGGGCGCCTGCTGGCCGGTCAGGTTGCGGCAGCACTGGGTAGCGACCAGAAGCTGGTGCGCCGTTCCGGCGAGAGCATGACGAACACATTCCTGTCCTGGGCGCGGCAGCCGCGCGACCGGCCCTTCTTCGCCTTCATCAACTACTTCGATGCCCACGCGCCGTATCTTCCGCCGGATTCGCTGGCAGGTCGTTTCGGACCACGGCGGTCGGGGCGGGCGCTGCATGACCTCTCGAACCGCGAGCACTGGACTGCTGCCGAGATCGATGCCGAGCGGGCTGCCTACGATGAGGTTCTGGCCGACCTGGATGGGCAGCTCGGACGCCTGTTCGACGGGATGCGGGAGCTCGGAATGCTGGACAACACCATTGTCCTGATCTCGAGCGATCACGGCGAGCAGTTCGGTGAGCACGGCCTCATGGATCATGGCAACAGCCTCTACCGTCCGCTCCTGGAGGTCCCCCTCATCATTCGCTTTCCGGCGCGCGTGCCTGCGGGCGAACGTATCAGCACGCCGGTGTCGTTGCGTGATATCGCCGTGACACTGGTCGATCTGGCCGATCAGCACCCTTCGCCGTTTCCCGGCACACCGCTCTCCTCATTGTGGTCTGGTGGCGAACAGCCGCCCTCACCGGTGCTGTCCGAAGTACGCGAGGGCATTCGTACGGTCCCATGGCTTCCGCTGGCGAAAGGTGACATGCAGTCACTCGTGGCGGATGATCACCATTACATCCGGGATGGCGCCGGAACAGAGGAGGTCTATCATATCGACGATGTCGCCGAAGCCAGCGATCTGAGTCATGAGACAGACGTCGTCCTCTCTCTGCGCTCCCTGATCGCGCGTCTGGTCGGTGAGACGTACTCCGGGAGCGCCGCAGGCCACTGA